Proteins from a genomic interval of Lycium ferocissimum isolate CSIRO_LF1 chromosome 2, AGI_CSIRO_Lferr_CH_V1, whole genome shotgun sequence:
- the LOC132048291 gene encoding vascular-related unknown protein 4-like yields MQMDNSSTCKGFSYSANSGESPEESSWTFYFQDFKSNNNNCSEQTSFCSDAASLAPYELITNRNNIGTLDINDNENNNKKFVGSKKRKMKGAAKVDDDLEDTASSPVNSPKVSYMDQFCNSQKGKSTASIIEGRGNNSGQQMMTSGLNISTKDNNDRTELKKKGLCLVPISMFRK; encoded by the exons atgcaAATGGATAATTCTTCTACATGTAAGGGTTTTTCTTATAGTGCAAACTCAGGTGAATCTCCAGAAGAAAGTAGTTGGAcattttattttcaagatttcaAGTCCAACAACAATAATTGTAGTGAACAAACTTCTTTTTGTTCTGATGCTGCTTCTTTAGCACCCTATGAACTCATCACCAATAGAAATAATATTGGTACTTTAGACATTAAtgataatgaaaataataataagaaattTGTTGGTTCCAAGAAGAGAAAGATGAAAGGAGCAGCAAAAGTTGATGATGATCTTGAGGATACAGCAAGTTCACCTGTCAATAGTCCCAAG gtTTCTTATATGGATCAGTTTTGCAATAGTCAGAAAGGGAAGAGCACTGCAAGTATTATAGAG GGAAGGGGAAATAATTCTGGCCAGCAAATGATGACTAGTGGATTGAATATTTCTACAAAGGACAATAATGACCGTACAGAACTGAAGAAAAAAGGATTATGCTTAGTACCTATATCTATGTTCAGAAAGTGA